In the Bacteroidales bacterium genome, TGCAGTAGGCCAGGCAAATACAAAATCTGCCCGTAGATGGCTTGAGCACATTGCGATGTATCCTCCACCATAAGCTTTGCGGGTAATGACTGTAATTTTCGGAACAGTAGCTTCACTGTAAGCATAGAGTACTTTGGCACCATGCCTGATTACTCCGGCGTGCTCCTGGTCAACACCTGGCAAATAGCCTGGCAGGTCAACCAGCGTAACTAAAGGAATATTAAAAGCATCACAGTAGCGAATAAACCTTGCCGCTTTATCGGAAGAGTCCACATCAAGCACACCTGCCAGAACCAGGGGTTGATTGGCCACAAATCCAACAGTGTTTCCACTCATTCTGGCAAAACCAACCACAATATTCTCAGCCCAGCGCTCATGAACTTCAAAGAAATCGGAGTCATCACTGATGGAGCGGATAATATCCTTCACGTCATAAGGCTGACGGGAGTTGGTAGGGAATAGTTTATCAATATTGAATTGCCTTGTCCTGGGGGGCTTTTTCGGAAATGAATCCGCCTTTTTAGTGTTATTCCATGGAATATAACTGCAAAGTTGTTTTATCTGCTCAAAACATTCAATTTCATTCTCTGCATAAAAATGGGCATTCCCGGTAATTTCTGCCTGTACCCTGGCACCACCGAGTTCTTCCATTGAGATTTCTTCACCAAGTACCGTCTTAATAACTTCTGGTCCGGTAATAAACATCTTTGAAATTTTGTCTACCACAAAAACGAAGTCTGTAAGGGCAGGAGAATAAACAGCTCCTCCGGCGCAGGGACCAAGGATCACGGAAATCTGTGGAATTACACCTGATGATTGAGTATTTCTGTAAAAAATTTCACCATAACCTGCCAGGGAATTAACACCCTCCTGAATACGGGCACCACCGGAATCATTGATTCCAATGAGGGGAACTTTTAATTTCATAGCATGATCCATGATCTTTGTGATCTTCTTGGCATGCATATAACCCAATGAACCACCGGCTACAGTGAAATCCTGTGCAAAAACACATATAGCGTAGCCATTAATGGTTCCTGTTCCGGTAACCACACCGTCACCCGGAAGGTACTTTTCACTCATGTCAAAATCACGACCTGCATGTTCTACAAAGAGATCATATTCATGAAATGACTTTGGATCAAGTAAAGCGATAATACGTTCACGAGCGGTAAGCTTACCGGTGGCTTTCTGTTTTTCAATGGCCTTCTCGCCTCCACCCCTTAAGGCTTCACGCATTCTACGCTTTAGATCAGTTGATTTTTGGCTTAATGACATAATATCCTTTTTAATTTGTATTCGTTTTTGTCATCCGGCAATCGCCTCCATGAAGCGGCTAAAATACAAAGATAATCACATAAAATGACTATTTGTGGATTCACAGCATAGGTATGCCTTCTGCTTTAAAAGCTTTCTTCTTGATAATTAGAGAAATGGAGAAGCTCCTGATTTTTTTATTTCCCGGCTTCAGGAGCTGGGTTTTTTAGTTGCTGGAGGCTGGCAGCGTGAATTTGAATGCACTTCCTTTATTAATTTCACTTTCCACCCAGATTTTACCATTATTTCGTTCAATAAACTCCTTACACAGGATAAGCCCAATGCCGGTGCCTGATTCACCCGTAGTTCCCTTACTACGATAAAGCATATCATACCTGAATAGTTTTGATTGATTTTCTTCAGATATGCCTGTTCCTTCATCAATCACTGCAACTTCAACCATACCTTCTGATTCAGCAGTCTTTACCGTAATTTTTCCGCCACGGTAGGAATATTTTATCGCATTGGTCAGCAAATTCTGCACTACAGACATAATCATATTATCATCAGCAAAAGCACTATGTTCAAGGCTGGATTCATGATATAGGCTAATATCCTTGAGCTTGGCAATTGGTTGAAGCCTGTTCACCGAGTTGTGACAAAGGGTATTGATGTCAAATTCTTTAGGTTGATGTGAAATCATCCCATTCTGAGAAATAGCCCAGTTAAGTAGGGTTGTGACAATTTCAAAGAGGTTGGAAGACGATGAATGGATGTCATTGATAAATCCCATCCTCTCTTCTTCTTTCAATTCCGCATAATCAGTACGAAGTATGTCACTAATGCCCAGGATTGCACTTAAGGGATTTTTTATATCATGTGCCAGCAATGAAAGGAATTTGTCCTTTGAAGCATTTAGCTTGATTAATTCTTCCTTTTGAGCATTAATCAGCCGGTTTTTTGCCTCAAGCTGAAGATTGGCTTTATGCTTTGACCTGTTCCAGAGCAGCAATATTACTACGACAACAGCGATAAGCAGGAGCAGTGCAATCAGGATGTATACCATTGTAGTCCTCTGCGTCAGCTTAAGCTCCTTTTGAAGATTTTGCTTTACCAGTTGAACATTCTCAGCTTCCCTCTTCGCGATTTCATAATGATATTGAATCTGGGAAACCTTTTTAACCATTTCGGCATTGAGCGTGCTGTCATTGACAGTTTTTGATTTCAATAGCATTTCATATGCTCCCTTAAAATCTTTTCTTTTCACATAATAATCAGAAAGGAATTCATATGACCGGACTTTCAACTCCATTACTTCCATATCCTCAGCAAGTTCCCTGGCTTTATCAAGATGGGGCTTTGCCTCATCAAGCCTGTTAAGTTGCAGTAATAGCTCTCCTATATTCACATGGTAATAACCAATATGTAGCTTGTCGTTAAGATTGGTGAAAATTTCAAAGGATTTATTCAGATAATCCAATGCCAGGTCAAACTTCTTTTGGTTTTTTAGTGCTAAAGCCAGGTTGATATAAGAAGCTCCTACATAGGCCATGTTATTGGTTTTCTTGTATATCTCAGATGCTTCAATAAAGTGTTCACTTGCCTTTTCAAACTGTTTCTGTTTGGTTAGTAATATGCCTATATTCAACTTGCAGTTTGCAATTCCTGATTCGTCCCTGATCTGGGTAAAATAGTCCAGGGCTTTGTTGTAATAGGTCAGCGACATGGGAGTATTGCCAAGACAGTCGTGAACAATACCGACATTCATCAGGCTGGTTGCCTGCTTGGCTGAATCACCTAAAGCACCATACAGGGCTTGTGCCTTCATAAAGTAATTCAGGGATTCATCGTACCATGACATTTCCAGCATCACCAGTCCAATATGACGGAATGCCTTTGCTGAATCTGCAAGTGTCCCGGATTTACTAATTACTTCAATTAGTTTGCGATCGGTTTCCAGGGCTTTCCGGTAGTCAGAAGCATTAAAATAGGCTTTCCCAAGGGCATAGAGGCTTGCAATTCTTTTCTCCGGATCAAGTTTCTTTGAAAGGACTTCCTGCAGGCTATCAATCTCACGGGATTCCTGAGCATTAAGTTTTGGTAAGACTAACAAACCTACCAAAAGAAAAGTGAGGAGATACTTTACTTTGCAGAAAGATGAGCAGTTGAGATCTGGACTGCTTTCTTTTTTAACTGTAAATGGTATAGTTCTCATTGTGGATATTGCTGCTATTAGTGCTGAATTTATTGTGGATCGGTGGTTCAATTGCAGGACGAAAAAGTGACTGATATTAATTACTTATATTTGTGTAAGTCTTGTTGGCTTCCATGCTAATCTTTAAATTGATAGGAAGTCGTTTATGGAATTTAACCACTTTTATCAGCTAGTGGCTTAGTATTAAGGTAGATACAAGTAAATGTAAGATCGAAGAAGATCTGATTAATTATGTAAACGTAAAAGTAGCACTATTTGAAATATGAATATCGAAATCCTCCGTGATTATTGTCTGTCAAAAAAAGGTGTCACAGAAAGCTTCCCTTTTGATGAGTTTACTCTTGTTTTCAAAGTAGGAGGGAAAATGTTCCTTCTTACTGATTTAAAGGATGATCTGGCTATGAACGTAAAATGCGACCCTGATCTGGTTTTGGAACTAAGGGAACAATATCCCTGCGTTCTCCCTGGTTACCATATGAATAAGAAGTATTGGAATACAGTGAATATTGACGGAAGTATTGAGGATGCAAAACTAATTGAATGGATCGATCTATCCTATCAACTTGTAATTGCTTCCCTTTCCGGAAGTCAAAGGTCTTTACTCAATGCGGATGAATAAATCTGTTTACAGAAAAAAGGTAATTACTGTAACTTGATGTGACGTTCAAGTGCCTGAATCAATGCTTCCTTTGATTGTATTCCAACCATATTTTCTACAACCTGACCATCCTTGAAAATGAGGAAATTTGGGATTCCCTGCACGCGGTAACGGTTGGCGAGTTCACCCTGGGCATCAACATCTACTTTTCCTACCTTTATTTTCCCTTTCGTTTGTCCTGCTATTTCATCAATCACAGGAGCCATTGCTTTACAAGGCATACACCAGGAAGCCCAGAAATCAACCAGCATAACGCCTGACTGAATTTCAGAATCAAAATTATCCTGGGTTAGAGTGATAATATTCTTATTCGACTGTTCTCCTTTTGGGGATGAACAAGAAAATATGAACAAAGTAAAAAGGCATACAGTGGTGATAAAGAGGTATCTGGCTTTCATAGTATTGAGATTGAGTTGTGAATATTTGGTTACAAGAAGATTTTTTGGCAATCAGCAGTTTACTTTGAGATTCATCAGTACCTAAACCGAACAAGTGTAATTCCCGAGCCACCCATTTCCAGGGTCTCATCAGCGAATCCCTTTACTTCGGGAACTCCCTGCAAGTATTGCCTGATGGTCTGACGGAGTATACCATTGCCTTTACCATGGAGGATGCTTACCTCTGGTACATGAAGCATGATTGATTCGTCAATATATTTTTGAATCATATTCAGGGCTTCTTCTGCCCGATAACCCCTAACATCGATTTTTAACCTGAAGTTAGCAATGCGGGCATTCAGGTCATTCACCATATTATTGTAGGCAAGGCTTTTCTTTGCCTGCACAGGTTTTCGTTGCTGGGTTACAAGTTCGAGCTTCTCCAGCTTTACCCGTAGTTTCACTGTCCGAAAGGCAACCAAAGCATCATGCATGGTGATTTCCACCAATTCGCCTGCTTCGTGCTGGCCTTCCATAGTAACCTGATCCCCAATCCTGAATTGATCAGGATGAATTTTTTTTGTGACCAGAGATTCTGGCGCCAGAGCTTGAGGGATTTCTATTTTTGGACTCGTAACATTTTCTATTTGTGCAGAAAACTCCTTCAATTCATCCCTTAACTCCCGGGTTTTGTCTTTATCAGCCTGTGATTGACGGATCTCTCTGACGGTCTTTTCAATGATTTTATTTGATTTTTCAAGCATATTCCGGGCTTCAGACCGGGCTTTTTCCAGGATATCTTTTTTCCCGGTCTCAAGTTCCTCTATGAGTTGTTTGTATTTACTGAGGATCCCATTTAACATCTCATCAGCCTGGTGCAGTTGTTTTTCTTTTAAAAGAATTTCTGACCGCTCAGATTCCAGTTCCTGGATTTGCTTATCAAAATCAAGCTGAGCATGCCCAAGTTTTTCACCTGCATGTTTCAGCACGGATTCCGGGAATTTAATATTTCCAGCTATTTCGAAGGCAAAAGAACTGCCTGGTTTTCCAATTTTCAATTGAAACAGAGGCCTCATAAGCCTTGTATCAAAAAGCATGGCACCATTGATAAATCCATTTCCTTTACCTGCTAACAACTTGAGGTTGGCATAATGTGTAGTAACCACTCCAAAAGCCTTTTTTTCATTGAGTGCTTCCAATACAGCTTCAGCAATGGCGCCTCCTGACTGAGGTTCAGTACCGGATCCAAATTCATCGATCAGGAAGAGAGTGGTCGGATTGGCTTGTTCCAACAACTTTTTTATATTCACTAAATGGCTGCTGTAGGTACTTAAATCATCTTCGATCGATTGTTGGTCCCCTATATCAATAAAGACAGAAGAGAAAACCCCTGTTTCAGACGTTTCACGCATGGGTACCAATAATCCGCATTGAAGCATGTATTGAAGCAATCCGACGGTTTTCAGGCAAACAGATTTCCCGCCGGCATTGGGACCTGAAATGATCAGGATTCGATTCTCTTCTTCAAGGTGAATATCAAGAGGTACAACTGTCTTATTCTGACGTTGGTGGGAAAGGTATAGCAAGGGATGCCTGGCTTCACGCCATGAAAATGAAGGCCGGTTTGAAAGTAAAGGCTTGCTGGCGCCGATCTCCAGAGCAAAAAGTGTTTTTGCCCTGATGAAATCTATTTTCCCAAGCAATTCATAACTATGTATCAGCTCTTCCAACCGGGGTCTCAGGAAGTCAGCGAATTGCGTCAGTATCCTGATGATTTCTCTTTTTTCAGCCAGTTCAAGTTCCCTGATTCCATTGTTTAGCTCAAACACTTCTGTGGGTTCAAGGTATACTGTTTGTCCACTGGCTGATTCATCATGGATTACTCCGTTGATTTTTCTTTTATTCGTTGCAGGAACCGGAATTACAAGCCTGCCATTCCTCACAGCAATTTCCACATCTGAACCCACCCACTTCTGTGTTTTTGCCTGGTTCAGCATCACGGCAATTTTTTTATCAACCTGTTTTAACTGAGAGGATATATCTTTCCTGATTTTACTAAGCTCTGAAGAGGCATTATCCTTAATCTCTCCTTTCTCATCAATAATTCGGTTTATTTCTGAAATAATCCGTTCATCGGGATAAAACCCATCAATAATGGAAATCAGGTGAGGGAACTGAGAAACATCCAGCTTTCGGATAAACAGAATACTTTCTGCAAAAAAGAAATAGGAATATTTTAAAAGAAGCATGGATTCCACATCCAGGTAGGATCCCGGAATTCGGATTGAAATGAGTTCGGGACGTAAATCAGCATATTCTTCTGCAGGAAATCCGGGCATTGTGATCATCATGGTCCTGAACTCATCAGCTACACTGAGTTCCTGCAAAATCAAATCATAATCTTGCATAAATCCAATCGCTGAAATAAGTTCTCTTCCGGGTGCACCCAGGCAATGAGATGCAAGTTGACTTCTGACCTGGTCAAAGCCTAATTTTACTTCCAGAAGGGATGTGTTTAACACGAGAGGTATTTTACTGCAAAATTAAGAAAAAGGATACGTCCTGAAAGCCTGTTATCCTGATCGTCTTCGTTTATAAATAAAACCTGCAGCTCCAATGAGGATAAGGCCAATAACGGAATAAAGAATATAGATAAATATTGAAGTAGGGGCTTTCAGATCTTTAATCGGGGAAATATCACCGATATTCATATAAGCAGCCCAGAAATGTGGATGAGATTTTAATTGATCAGAGGTTTCCAGGTAATCCAGTTTGGCGAGTCGCAGGGCTTCATTTTTGGGCTTACCTTCTGCCAGGTATTTATAGAATGAACTCATCAATTCGGCGCCTGACTGGTCTTCAACAGCCCATGAGGTCATAATGATACTGGGCACTCCGGCATAAAAGAAGCCTCTCGACAGACTCATAATACCTTCCCCTTGTTCAAGTTTGCCGGTTCCGGTATTACAGGCACTAAGTACTGCCAGGTCTGCATTTAGCTGAATCCCGAATAATTCGGAGGTGTTCAATAAACCATCTTCAGTAGAATCGGCATTATGGAAGAATACCAGCTTCGAATAAAGCGGGTTATTGTTATTGATGATCGTGTGCATCGCCAGGTGAAGGATGGAATAGTTTCGGGCATTTTTCTTGAAACTACCTTCAGTAGCTTCATCCCCTTCAAATACTTTACTTTTGAATATCTTTTTCAGGTTTTGTACTTCTACCTGGGCTCCGGGAATAGGAAGCAGGTAATCTCTATATGTTTTTCCTCTTAAAAGTTCTTCAACCTTTACTCCTTTGATATTTTCGTAGGTTGGGGCAAAAGCAAGCACCTTATGATTTGTATTGGCTTCGGGATTCCTGAAACCTTCAAATAAAGCAGTGGCAGATGGAGCATAGCTTATGGGTGACTGTTTAATAAGATATGAAAGCCCTCTGTAGCCTTTTGTTTTTGGTTCCGGTAGTTTGGTGAGTAAAATATCAAATGAAAGATAGCCAAGATCAGCATCAGGAACAACAATCAGGTCCTTGCCTTTAATAATCGCTTCTGCGGGTTCAAGTAATACTTTATACAGATTATTGGATGCTTTTGTAAAGGATTGAAAATCTTCAGGTGAATAGTTATTGAAGGATTTCCCGATCAGCATCTCCCTAATCGTTTTCAGGTTATTATAAAATGTTGAATCCAGACTTCTTACAAATAAATTGCAACTATCATGGTTAACAGCAAAGGTATAGACCACTGAATCTGACAATGCAAACTCAACCAGGGCCTGGTTTGGATTTAACCTCTTACGGGTATTGTTGATACTGATTACAGAGTTATCGTATTTGAGATTATAATATGCAGGGTATTGAGTTTCTACTACTTTAATCAGACTGTCATGTTGCCTGCTTAATTCAAAAATGGTTGTATTCCAGAGATTAATCTTATCCTGGTTGGCATTTCGTTTAGTACCTTCATCAAAGAGCAGCTTGTTATAAAAAGCAATATCTGATTTAAGGCGACTGTCAAGTTTCCTCAGTTTATCAGGGATTTTCCCCAGATCTTTAGCTTCCATATCTCTCAGGTAGGACAGCAGGACTGAAGATTTCCCCTTTTCTGAATAGATAAATGCTTTTTCAATCGCTTTTTTGTCATGTGTTTGATTGTACAGTTCAACCTGTACCTTGATGGCATTTAATAAGGTGTTTTTTTCACTTCCCGCTATCAGAAGTTTACTGTCTTCCTCCTGGTATGAGGAACGGAGCATTTCCATAAGTTCCAGTGAAAGATCATAAGTAGCAGCACTTGAATAAAGATAATCCAGGCGTTTAGGTTCAGATCTGTACAGTGAGAAGAGAGCTGACGCTTTTCCTGAAAGCATGTTCAGCTGGATATAATTCAGGTTGTTTTTTTCTGGACTTGGATTTTTAAGAATGTCAGGATCGCTGAAATTTGCGAAACCGGAAATGAGTGCTTTCTGGAAATAGTCAAGCGAAAGACGGTATTGTTTATTCCTTTCATGAAAATTGGCAATAAAAAGATAGGCATATCCAACATCCCTGCTTTTTTCTCCATAAGCTTTCAGGTAAATGTTCAATCCTTGATTCAGGAATTTAATAGCTTTTGCATTGTTTCCTGTAATAGAGCAAAATTCACCATATTTAAAATAGGTGAGGGCTGTTTCCGGATGTTCAGGACCGTTTAACTGAACACTGCTGTTGATCGCTCTTTCATAAAAGATTTCGGCTTCCTTGTTCTTTACTTGCAGGAAATTGATATTTGCTAGCCCCCTGAGGATTTTAACAGAATTGTGACGTTTTTCACCAATCTTAAGTCCTTCCAGGTAGTAATTACTGGCTGCAGTGAAATCTCCCTTTTTTTCATAGATAAATCCAAGGTTAAGCAATGCAGTAATCAAGTCCGACTGATTACCTGTCGGGCTGGATTGAATAATTGCCAGTGCTTTGTTATAATAGGAGAGGGCTTTCTCAATATTCGCCTTATTAACATATATAGCGCCAATATTCAGATAAATAGATGCAAGTTTGTAGGATTTCTTGTCTTTCAATTTGAAGATTTCTTCTGATTGAGTAAGCACTTCAAGGGCCTTCTCATCTTTCCCAATCAAATTGAATAATCGTCCAATATTTAAATAAACCAGGGCTAGCTTAGGATCATTTTTATCCAGGATGGATGTATTTAGTAGGAGAGAGTGCTGGAAAAGTTCCATGGCTTCATCAAATTCTCCCCTCAAAGCATGGATAATACCAACATTTTGAATAAACATTGCATAGTCCACTGTTTTATTCATCCCAAGGCTATCATAGCTTTTTACTGCTTTGGTATAGTAAGTAAAAGCCTCATCATAATTCCCCAGGTAATAACTATTGGTGCCCATTCCATTGTAGATGAGGGCCACAGCAGTATCTTTTTTAATACCCAGGCTGAGTCGTAGGTTTAAAGCTTGCTGGAATCCGGAACTTGATTTTTCATATTCACCATCTTCAGAAAGCAGAATTGCACGTTTCTGGATCAAACTTGAATACTCAATACTCCTGACACTGATTTTATTTCGGGCAATACTATCCCATTTATCGAGAGCACGCGTGGCTTCCTTGATATCTGGTTTGAAACGGTAACAATCAACAATACCATTAACACCCTGGACCCATTTATCCCAGGTATTGGATTTGAAATAAAATTCTGTTGCTTTTGTATAAAAAACGATTGCACTATCATAGGCATTTCGCTTTTTGCATTGATCCCCCTTTCTCCAAATCATTTTGCAATGAATCAGAAGATTCTGTATTAGGAGATTGTTTACACTGTGTAAAAAGAAACAGGATGAAAAACAAAACGACTCCCATCTTATATGGCTGCTGGAACACCAACGATAATCCTGCCATATGGTTGCGCCTAGAGAGCACGTGTTTCGATTTAGTATAATTTGAAACTGTTTACTATTTGCAAATATACCTTTATTTGTTTAAAAACTTTAGACAAAAAAGGGGACATAATTGTCCCCTTTTATTGTCAAAAGATCTTAGATTAATTTGTTTTCAATAGTCTGATCGTTTGTGTGTTGCTGCCTGACAAGCTCAGCTTGCAGAAGTAGCTTCCGGGGGTCAATCCGCTTCCTTCAATAGTGAGTGAGTGGTATCCTTGTGCAACCTCGCCAATTTTGTATTCCCTTATCTGACGTCCATTGTAATCAAAAATTGCAATGTTGACGTCGCCGGAATTTGGCAAGTAGTATGCCAATGTGGTGGATGTTGTAAAAGGATTGGGGTAGTTGCTCAGCTTAAGAGCTGGCATCGAGTATTCAATAATTGGAGCCTGTAATTTGGCATCCTTGATTTCAGTGTAGGTATTGCTTACAAGACTTGAATTTCCATTCAGAGTAAATTTAGCACTCATACCCTCTGCAAAGTTGGCATTGGTTCTGCAATGGAAAGTGATGAGGCTTGAGCCTTCTTCGAGTTGTAATGTTCCACCATTGAGGTCGTTCCATACCAGGCTGATGCGGTTGCCATCAATCTCATATTCATAACCTTCTACAGGGAATTCAATGGATTCGATGGTAACAATTTCAGAAGGATAGTTTACAAAGAGTCCGGCTCCGCTTAAGGTCAGTGCATCATTTGTTCTGATTGATACGGTGAATGGCTCATTGGCAGTTACTTTTAATGATTCTGACATAGCCATTGGATAAGCTTCCAGGTCTCTTGTTCCGGGTACGAATACGCCGCCAACATCACCTGATGAGGAACCTGTCAGGCCACCGGGTCTGGAGTCTTTTAAATCGGTGACTTCAATTATTTCATTCAAGAACACCCACTCACCAATTGGGAAAGCAGTCCCTCTAACAATATGCCTGACGATAAGATTATAGTCAGCCAGACTGATAGTTCCGTTTCCGGTAACATCAGCAGCAAGGGTCTGGATATCATCAAATGGGTAAAATCCAAGGATATGGAATAACACCAGGGTGGCATCAACCATATTAACACCAACACCAGGACTGTTTTTTGTACCAATAATCTGGTAGGTGCCAGCCTGAATATTTGTAAAAAGATAATTTCCGTCAGGTCCAGTAGTAAATGAAGAGATTTGGTTACTCTCCAGGTTTTTCAGGGTAACAACAGCCTGATTAATCGGCCTGGTAGAATCACCATGGTAAAGACAAGTTCCTGATACAGTACCGGCTTGTACAATCTGACCAATAAAGATCGCGAGCAGTATGGACAGTAAATTTTTCATGTTTTTTTTGTTTTAGGGTAATTGCTTGTTTTCTATAATAGATTGCTTGTTTGGAATCCTTGTAATATAGTGTGCTTGATTTTTCAACTCATTCAACTAAATCTGCCGTCCCCTCTTTTCAGTCTAATAG is a window encoding:
- a CDS encoding MmcQ/YjbR family DNA-binding protein, which gives rise to MNIEILRDYCLSKKGVTESFPFDEFTLVFKVGGKMFLLTDLKDDLAMNVKCDPDLVLELREQYPCVLPGYHMNKKYWNTVNIDGSIEDAKLIEWIDLSYQLVIASLSGSQRSLLNADE
- the trxA gene encoding thioredoxin → MKARYLFITTVCLFTLFIFSCSSPKGEQSNKNIITLTQDNFDSEIQSGVMLVDFWASWCMPCKAMAPVIDEIAGQTKGKIKVGKVDVDAQGELANRYRVQGIPNFLIFKDGQVVENMVGIQSKEALIQALERHIKLQ
- a CDS encoding tetratricopeptide repeat protein, which codes for MRTIPFTVKKESSPDLNCSSFCKVKYLLTFLLVGLLVLPKLNAQESREIDSLQEVLSKKLDPEKRIASLYALGKAYFNASDYRKALETDRKLIEVISKSGTLADSAKAFRHIGLVMLEMSWYDESLNYFMKAQALYGALGDSAKQATSLMNVGIVHDCLGNTPMSLTYYNKALDYFTQIRDESGIANCKLNIGILLTKQKQFEKASEHFIEASEIYKKTNNMAYVGASYINLALALKNQKKFDLALDYLNKSFEIFTNLNDKLHIGYYHVNIGELLLQLNRLDEAKPHLDKARELAEDMEVMELKVRSYEFLSDYYVKRKDFKGAYEMLLKSKTVNDSTLNAEMVKKVSQIQYHYEIAKREAENVQLVKQNLQKELKLTQRTTMVYILIALLLLIAVVVVILLLWNRSKHKANLQLEAKNRLINAQKEELIKLNASKDKFLSLLAHDIKNPLSAILGISDILRTDYAELKEEERMGFINDIHSSSSNLFEIVTTLLNWAISQNGMISHQPKEFDINTLCHNSVNRLQPIAKLKDISLYHESSLEHSAFADDNMIMSVVQNLLTNAIKYSYRGGKITVKTAESEGMVEVAVIDEGTGISEENQSKLFRYDMLYRSKGTTGESGTGIGLILCKEFIERNNGKIWVESEINKGSAFKFTLPASSN
- a CDS encoding acyl-CoA carboxylase subunit beta — translated: MSLSQKSTDLKRRMREALRGGGEKAIEKQKATGKLTARERIIALLDPKSFHEYDLFVEHAGRDFDMSEKYLPGDGVVTGTGTINGYAICVFAQDFTVAGGSLGYMHAKKITKIMDHAMKLKVPLIGINDSGGARIQEGVNSLAGYGEIFYRNTQSSGVIPQISVILGPCAGGAVYSPALTDFVFVVDKISKMFITGPEVIKTVLGEEISMEELGGARVQAEITGNAHFYAENEIECFEQIKQLCSYIPWNNTKKADSFPKKPPRTRQFNIDKLFPTNSRQPYDVKDIIRSISDDSDFFEVHERWAENIVVGFARMSGNTVGFVANQPLVLAGVLDVDSSDKAARFIRYCDAFNIPLVTLVDLPGYLPGVDQEHAGVIRHGAKVLYAYSEATVPKITVITRKAYGGGYIAMCSSHLRADFVFAWPTAEIAVMGPEGAANIIFRNEIKDAENPEEMRKMKVKEYKDKFANPYVAAAYGYIDAVIEPQETRDMVIHALHISADKIVTTPTKKHGIPPF
- a CDS encoding Smr/MutS family protein, with the translated sequence MLNTSLLEVKLGFDQVRSQLASHCLGAPGRELISAIGFMQDYDLILQELSVADEFRTMMITMPGFPAEEYADLRPELISIRIPGSYLDVESMLLLKYSYFFFAESILFIRKLDVSQFPHLISIIDGFYPDERIISEINRIIDEKGEIKDNASSELSKIRKDISSQLKQVDKKIAVMLNQAKTQKWVGSDVEIAVRNGRLVIPVPATNKRKINGVIHDESASGQTVYLEPTEVFELNNGIRELELAEKREIIRILTQFADFLRPRLEELIHSYELLGKIDFIRAKTLFALEIGASKPLLSNRPSFSWREARHPLLYLSHQRQNKTVVPLDIHLEEENRILIISGPNAGGKSVCLKTVGLLQYMLQCGLLVPMRETSETGVFSSVFIDIGDQQSIEDDLSTYSSHLVNIKKLLEQANPTTLFLIDEFGSGTEPQSGGAIAEAVLEALNEKKAFGVVTTHYANLKLLAGKGNGFINGAMLFDTRLMRPLFQLKIGKPGSSFAFEIAGNIKFPESVLKHAGEKLGHAQLDFDKQIQELESERSEILLKEKQLHQADEMLNGILSKYKQLIEELETGKKDILEKARSEARNMLEKSNKIIEKTVREIRQSQADKDKTRELRDELKEFSAQIENVTSPKIEIPQALAPESLVTKKIHPDQFRIGDQVTMEGQHEAGELVEITMHDALVAFRTVKLRVKLEKLELVTQQRKPVQAKKSLAYNNMVNDLNARIANFRLKIDVRGYRAEEALNMIQKYIDESIMLHVPEVSILHGKGNGILRQTIRQYLQGVPEVKGFADETLEMGGSGITLVRFRY
- a CDS encoding CHAT domain-containing protein, with product MIWRKGDQCKKRNAYDSAIVFYTKATEFYFKSNTWDKWVQGVNGIVDCYRFKPDIKEATRALDKWDSIARNKISVRSIEYSSLIQKRAILLSEDGEYEKSSSGFQQALNLRLSLGIKKDTAVALIYNGMGTNSYYLGNYDEAFTYYTKAVKSYDSLGMNKTVDYAMFIQNVGIIHALRGEFDEAMELFQHSLLLNTSILDKNDPKLALVYLNIGRLFNLIGKDEKALEVLTQSEEIFKLKDKKSYKLASIYLNIGAIYVNKANIEKALSYYNKALAIIQSSPTGNQSDLITALLNLGFIYEKKGDFTAASNYYLEGLKIGEKRHNSVKILRGLANINFLQVKNKEAEIFYERAINSSVQLNGPEHPETALTYFKYGEFCSITGNNAKAIKFLNQGLNIYLKAYGEKSRDVGYAYLFIANFHERNKQYRLSLDYFQKALISGFANFSDPDILKNPSPEKNNLNYIQLNMLSGKASALFSLYRSEPKRLDYLYSSAATYDLSLELMEMLRSSYQEEDSKLLIAGSEKNTLLNAIKVQVELYNQTHDKKAIEKAFIYSEKGKSSVLLSYLRDMEAKDLGKIPDKLRKLDSRLKSDIAFYNKLLFDEGTKRNANQDKINLWNTTIFELSRQHDSLIKVVETQYPAYYNLKYDNSVISINNTRKRLNPNQALVEFALSDSVVYTFAVNHDSCNLFVRSLDSTFYNNLKTIREMLIGKSFNNYSPEDFQSFTKASNNLYKVLLEPAEAIIKGKDLIVVPDADLGYLSFDILLTKLPEPKTKGYRGLSYLIKQSPISYAPSATALFEGFRNPEANTNHKVLAFAPTYENIKGVKVEELLRGKTYRDYLLPIPGAQVEVQNLKKIFKSKVFEGDEATEGSFKKNARNYSILHLAMHTIINNNNPLYSKLVFFHNADSTEDGLLNTSELFGIQLNADLAVLSACNTGTGKLEQGEGIMSLSRGFFYAGVPSIIMTSWAVEDQSGAELMSSFYKYLAEGKPKNEALRLAKLDYLETSDQLKSHPHFWAAYMNIGDISPIKDLKAPTSIFIYILYSVIGLILIGAAGFIYKRRRSG
- a CDS encoding T9SS type A sorting domain-containing protein, producing the protein MKNLLSILLAIFIGQIVQAGTVSGTCLYHGDSTRPINQAVVTLKNLESNQISSFTTGPDGNYLFTNIQAGTYQIIGTKNSPGVGVNMVDATLVLFHILGFYPFDDIQTLAADVTGNGTISLADYNLIVRHIVRGTAFPIGEWVFLNEIIEVTDLKDSRPGGLTGSSSGDVGGVFVPGTRDLEAYPMAMSESLKVTANEPFTVSIRTNDALTLSGAGLFVNYPSEIVTIESIEFPVEGYEYEIDGNRISLVWNDLNGGTLQLEEGSSLITFHCRTNANFAEGMSAKFTLNGNSSLVSNTYTEIKDAKLQAPIIEYSMPALKLSNYPNPFTTSTTLAYYLPNSGDVNIAIFDYNGRQIREYKIGEVAQGYHSLTIEGSGLTPGSYFCKLSLSGSNTQTIRLLKTN